The Candidatus Hydrogenedentota bacterium genome includes a window with the following:
- a CDS encoding flotillin family protein gives MQGLIGIVALFVGVIAVAIMVMVIKCWRKVEQGTALIITGGSKPSVHFSKAIVLPLIRQHEVMDISVRRIEIFRHGAQGLVCQDNVRADIKVAFFVRVNNNEEDVLKVAQSIGAARASEESKLEELFDAKFSEALKTVGKKFDFIALYTSREEFKEEILNIIGRDLNGYVLDDAAIDYLEQTPMNQLDPNNILDSEGIKKITDLTAQQQILANSITRDKEKIIKKQDVEAREAILELERQQAEAEAKQLREIESVQAREQAEAAKIKEEERLKSERARITTEEEVAIANENKDRQVIVALRNKERTDQVEKERVEKDRMLEATERERVVALAAIEKDKAIEVEKKAIQDVIRERVIVERAVVEEQERIKDTQEFATAERAKKVAITAAEQNAQEALVKEIKAAEARRDAARFSAEEQVISAEALRDASEREAVGKKLLAEGVTAEQAAAGLAEAAVIESKAVAEARGLEARAAATKKQGEAEAEVMQLKFEADAKGITDKAEAMKLFNEVGREHEEFKLNLEKTKAIELAAIAAQEEIARQQAAILGEALKSARIDIVGGEAQFFDKITSAITNGKSVDRLVDNSRALTDVKNTFFNGDPAYFKARMEQFTQQFGIGSEDVKNLSVAALLNKMRGLAESEADEGEFDILAGLAKQFGFSKKKLSQIL, from the coding sequence ATGCAGGGACTCATTGGGATAGTGGCGCTCTTCGTGGGCGTCATTGCGGTCGCCATTATGGTGATGGTGATCAAATGCTGGCGGAAGGTCGAACAGGGCACGGCGCTCATTATCACCGGCGGCAGCAAGCCCTCGGTGCATTTCTCGAAGGCAATCGTATTGCCGCTGATACGCCAGCATGAGGTCATGGACATCTCCGTGCGGCGCATCGAGATCTTCCGGCACGGCGCGCAAGGCCTGGTCTGCCAGGACAACGTCCGCGCGGACATCAAGGTGGCGTTCTTCGTGCGCGTCAACAACAACGAGGAAGACGTGCTCAAGGTGGCGCAGTCCATCGGCGCGGCGCGCGCGTCGGAGGAGTCGAAGCTGGAGGAGCTGTTCGACGCGAAGTTTTCCGAAGCGCTGAAGACCGTGGGCAAGAAGTTTGATTTCATCGCGCTGTACACGTCGCGGGAGGAGTTCAAGGAAGAGATCCTCAATATTATCGGTCGGGACCTGAACGGGTACGTGCTGGACGACGCGGCGATCGACTACCTCGAACAGACGCCGATGAACCAGCTGGATCCGAACAACATCCTGGATTCCGAGGGCATCAAGAAGATCACGGACCTGACCGCGCAGCAGCAGATTCTGGCGAACAGCATCACGCGCGACAAGGAAAAGATCATAAAGAAGCAGGACGTGGAGGCGCGGGAGGCGATCCTGGAGCTGGAGCGCCAGCAGGCGGAGGCGGAAGCGAAGCAGCTGCGCGAGATCGAGTCCGTGCAGGCGCGCGAGCAGGCCGAGGCCGCGAAAATCAAGGAAGAGGAGCGCCTGAAGTCCGAGCGCGCGCGGATCACCACCGAGGAAGAGGTGGCGATCGCGAACGAGAACAAGGACCGGCAGGTGATCGTGGCGCTGCGCAACAAGGAGCGCACGGACCAGGTGGAGAAGGAGCGCGTGGAGAAGGACCGCATGCTCGAAGCGACGGAACGGGAGCGCGTGGTGGCGCTGGCGGCCATCGAGAAGGACAAGGCCATCGAGGTGGAGAAGAAGGCGATCCAGGACGTGATCCGCGAGCGGGTGATCGTCGAGCGGGCGGTGGTCGAGGAGCAGGAGCGCATCAAGGACACGCAGGAATTCGCGACCGCCGAACGCGCCAAGAAAGTCGCGATTACGGCGGCCGAGCAGAATGCCCAGGAAGCCCTCGTCAAGGAGATCAAGGCGGCCGAGGCGCGCCGCGACGCGGCCCGGTTCAGCGCGGAAGAGCAGGTCATTTCGGCCGAGGCGCTGCGCGACGCGAGCGAGCGCGAGGCGGTGGGCAAGAAGCTGCTGGCCGAGGGCGTGACGGCGGAGCAGGCGGCGGCGGGCCTGGCGGAGGCGGCGGTGATCGAGAGCAAGGCCGTCGCCGAGGCGAGGGGCCTGGAAGCGCGCGCGGCGGCGACGAAGAAGCAGGGCGAGGCGGAAGCCGAGGTGATGCAGCTTAAGTTCGAGGCCGACGCCAAGGGCATCACGGACAAGGCCGAGGCGATGAAGCTCTTCAACGAGGTCGGCCGCGAGCACGAGGAGTTCAAGCTCAACCTGGAAAAGACGAAGGCCATCGAACTGGCGGCTATCGCGGCGCAGGAAGAGATCGCGCGCCAGCAGGCGGCCATCCTGGGAGAGGCCCTCAAGAGCGCCCGGATCGACATCGTCGGCGGCGAGGCGCAGTTCTTCGACAAGATCACGAGCGCGATCACCAACGGGAAGTCCGTCGATCGCCTGGTGGACAACAGCCGCGCGTTGACCGACGTGAAGAATACCTTCTTCAACGGCGATCCGGCCTATTTCAAGGCGCGGATGGAGCAGTTCACGCAGCAGTTTGGCATCGGCAGCGAGGACGTGAAGAACCTGTCCGTCGCGGCGCTGCTCAACAAGATGCGCGGGCTTGCCGAATCCGAAGCCGACGAGGGCGAGTTCGACATCCTCGCCGGCTTGGCGAAGCAGTTCGGCTTCAGCAAGAAGAAACTCAGCCAGATCCTCTGA
- a CDS encoding glycoside hydrolase family 78 protein encodes MLVSTAAATLTPERLRCEYLENPLGIDVAVPRLSWIVTSGERGQRQTAWQIQAASTPEKLAAGDADRWDSGKVESDETLHIPYGGAPLHSRAQVFWRVRAWDMNGAQGEWSAPAAWSMGLLDKAEWTAAWISFKDDTPFDASQEKMVLPPARYYRKDFAAPKEIKRATIYATALGIYEFSLNGERITDQLFAPGWPDYHQRAYYHTYDVTTRLQQGDNTWGAILADGWYSGYLGYGLLVGYGPNKSGRAFYGKTPAFQAQLEIEYADGSKEIVITDPTWKTATGPILIADMQMGETHDARLEMPGWDAPGFDDAAWKSAIHAEDNGSIRVPYWDQGGGKTVELGFQEPPVYQSHPGVPIRPIERIAAKSINEIESGVYIVDLGQNISGVVELKVKGPSGTRVQLRHGEMLHQDGTLMTENLRKALATDVYILKGDPDGETWRPRFTFHGFQFVEVTGLPEAPTPDTVTGVVIHSDTPLRSQFACSDDMVNQLFSNIVWTQRANFLELPTDCPQRDERLGWTGDAQIYARTATINADVGAFFTKWIQDLEEAQKPNGAYPEYAPHPMNHGRDGISWGTGWMDAGVIVPYAVYQAYGDTRVIERHYDAMARFMEFRRSLAPDFQGVFTGNDWGDWLSLSKTPIEYIDACYFYYTASRMAEMADAIGKTENAAKYRDWMRQIQARFVKNYLNDDASLAVRTQTAYAVALNVGILPEGQRGAAGDRLAALIAEENHAMSTGFIGTHPLLPALTDTGHHDLAVRLLQNRKYPSWGFPVVNGATTVWERWNSYTIEGGFVAGMNSFSHYAFGAVCEWMFTDLAGIDTDGPSYKHIILRPGIPSAGSNPDFAPIEWVEAEYDSIRGKIKVAWKKTESGLECNVTIPANTTATLELPVGEGAVVTEGGRALAEAGIAVESDGKMRLAAGSYQIVQSN; translated from the coding sequence ATGCTTGTTTCCACAGCCGCCGCCACTCTCACCCCCGAGCGCCTTCGCTGCGAGTACCTGGAGAATCCCCTCGGCATCGACGTCGCCGTCCCGCGCCTCTCCTGGATCGTCACCTCCGGCGAACGCGGACAGCGCCAGACCGCCTGGCAGATTCAGGCGGCCTCCACCCCGGAAAAACTTGCCGCGGGCGATGCCGATCGCTGGGACTCCGGCAAGGTGGAGAGCGACGAAACCCTCCACATCCCCTACGGCGGCGCGCCGCTGCATTCCCGCGCGCAGGTCTTCTGGCGTGTCCGCGCGTGGGACATGAACGGCGCCCAGGGCGAATGGAGCGCTCCCGCCGCGTGGTCCATGGGCCTGCTGGACAAGGCCGAATGGACGGCGGCGTGGATCAGCTTCAAGGACGACACGCCCTTCGATGCGTCGCAGGAGAAGATGGTCCTGCCGCCCGCGCGCTATTACCGCAAGGACTTCGCCGCGCCGAAGGAGATAAAGCGCGCCACCATCTATGCCACGGCGCTCGGGATCTACGAATTCTCCCTGAACGGCGAACGCATCACCGACCAGCTATTCGCGCCCGGCTGGCCGGACTACCACCAGCGCGCCTACTACCACACCTACGACGTCACAACCCGCCTCCAGCAGGGCGACAACACCTGGGGCGCCATCCTCGCGGACGGCTGGTACAGCGGCTACCTGGGCTACGGCCTCCTTGTGGGCTACGGCCCCAACAAATCCGGCCGCGCCTTCTACGGCAAGACCCCCGCCTTCCAGGCGCAGCTCGAAATCGAGTATGCCGACGGCTCGAAGGAGATCGTCATCACCGATCCCACTTGGAAAACCGCTACGGGACCGATCCTGATCGCGGACATGCAGATGGGCGAGACCCACGACGCGCGCCTGGAAATGCCCGGCTGGGATGCGCCGGGCTTCGACGACGCCGCCTGGAAATCCGCCATCCACGCCGAGGACAACGGCAGCATCCGGGTCCCCTATTGGGATCAGGGCGGCGGCAAAACCGTCGAGCTCGGTTTCCAGGAGCCGCCGGTCTACCAGTCCCACCCCGGCGTTCCCATCCGCCCGATCGAACGGATCGCCGCGAAATCCATCAACGAGATCGAATCCGGCGTCTACATCGTCGACTTGGGCCAGAACATCTCCGGCGTGGTCGAATTGAAGGTCAAGGGTCCCTCCGGGACGCGCGTCCAACTGCGCCACGGCGAAATGCTCCATCAGGACGGCACGCTCATGACCGAAAACCTCCGCAAGGCCCTGGCCACGGACGTCTATATCCTCAAGGGCGACCCGGACGGCGAAACCTGGCGGCCCCGTTTCACCTTCCACGGCTTCCAGTTCGTCGAGGTGACCGGCCTGCCCGAAGCGCCCACGCCCGACACCGTCACCGGCGTGGTCATCCATTCTGACACCCCGCTCCGCAGCCAGTTCGCCTGCTCCGACGACATGGTCAACCAGCTCTTCAGCAATATCGTGTGGACCCAGCGCGCCAACTTCCTCGAACTGCCCACGGACTGCCCCCAGCGCGACGAACGCCTCGGCTGGACCGGCGACGCCCAGATCTACGCCCGCACCGCCACGATCAACGCGGATGTGGGCGCCTTCTTCACCAAGTGGATCCAGGACCTCGAAGAGGCCCAGAAGCCCAACGGCGCGTACCCCGAGTACGCGCCCCACCCCATGAACCACGGCCGCGACGGCATCTCCTGGGGAACCGGCTGGATGGACGCAGGCGTCATCGTGCCCTACGCCGTCTACCAGGCCTACGGCGACACCCGCGTCATCGAGCGCCACTACGACGCCATGGCCCGCTTCATGGAATTCCGCCGGAGCCTCGCGCCCGACTTCCAGGGCGTCTTCACCGGCAACGACTGGGGCGACTGGCTCTCCCTCAGCAAGACCCCCATCGAATACATCGATGCGTGCTACTTCTACTACACCGCCAGCCGCATGGCCGAAATGGCCGACGCCATCGGCAAGACGGAAAACGCCGCGAAATATCGCGACTGGATGAGACAAATTCAGGCCCGCTTCGTCAAGAACTACCTGAACGACGACGCCAGCCTGGCCGTGCGGACCCAGACCGCCTACGCCGTCGCCCTCAACGTGGGCATCCTCCCCGAGGGCCAGCGCGGGGCCGCCGGCGACCGCCTCGCCGCACTCATCGCCGAAGAAAACCACGCCATGAGCACCGGCTTCATCGGCACCCATCCCCTCCTCCCCGCCCTCACCGACACCGGCCACCACGACCTCGCCGTCCGCCTCCTCCAGAACCGAAAATATCCCTCCTGGGGCTTCCCCGTCGTCAACGGCGCAACCACCGTGTGGGAGCGCTGGAACAGCTACACCATCGAGGGCGGCTTCGTCGCCGGCATGAACTCCTTCAGCCACTACGCCTTCGGCGCCGTCTGCGAATGGATGTTCACCGACCTCGCCGGCATCGACACCGACGGCCCAAGCTACAAACACATCATCCTCCGCCCCGGCATCCCGAGTGCGGGGAGCAATCCGGATTTCGCCCCGATTGAATGGGTCGAAGCCGAGTATGACTCGATTCGAGGGAAGATTAAGGTGGCGTGGAAGAAGACGGAGTCGGGATTGGAATGCAACGTGACGATACCCGCGAATACGACGGCGACATTGGAGCTGCCTGTCGGCGAGGGTGCGGTGGTGACCGAGGGTGGGAGGGCGTTGGCGGAGGCGGGGATTGCGGTGGAAAGTGATGGGAAGATGAGGCTGGCGGCGGGAAGTTATCAAATTGTACAGTCGAATTGA
- the tnpA gene encoding IS200/IS605 family transposase, which translates to MSQTHCNLIYHLVFSTKGRVRFLTPNLRGDVHRYLAGAVQGVDGIPLIINGTEDHVHLLVKLSQNHALKNVLSEIKSNSSGWIHRTWPALSDFAWQAGYGAFTVSASQKETVYRYVQNQEVHHAKYTFKAEYLGFLKAHEVEYDPQYIWD; encoded by the coding sequence ATGTCACAGACACACTGCAATCTCATCTACCACCTTGTCTTTTCTACCAAGGGCCGCGTACGATTTCTTACGCCCAATCTGCGCGGGGACGTGCACCGCTACCTCGCGGGCGCGGTGCAGGGCGTGGACGGCATCCCCCTCATCATCAACGGCACCGAAGACCACGTTCACCTTCTGGTGAAATTGAGCCAGAACCACGCACTCAAGAACGTACTGTCCGAAATCAAATCCAACAGCTCCGGCTGGATTCACCGCACCTGGCCGGCGCTCTCCGATTTCGCGTGGCAGGCGGGCTACGGCGCCTTCACCGTGAGTGCGAGCCAGAAGGAAACCGTTTATCGATACGTCCAGAACCAGGAGGTCCATCACGCCAAATACACGTTTAAGGCGGAGTACCTGGGATTCTTGAAAGCCCACGAGGTGGAATACGATCCGCAGTACATCTGGGACTGA
- a CDS encoding YciI family protein: protein MKFMCIAYEEEALFHDMPPEDWQALRQQTLDYVQFLLDNQRLITAHPLQSATTAATVRVRDGKTAITDGPFAETKEQIGGFFLIEAADFDEALKIAEKWPSAQLGTIEVRPIEEELRTERRYG, encoded by the coding sequence ATGAAATTCATGTGTATCGCCTACGAAGAGGAAGCCCTGTTCCACGACATGCCCCCGGAGGACTGGCAGGCCCTCCGCCAGCAGACCCTTGATTACGTCCAGTTCCTGCTCGACAACCAGCGCCTCATCACCGCGCACCCGCTCCAGAGCGCCACGACCGCCGCCACCGTCCGCGTGCGCGACGGCAAAACCGCCATCACCGACGGCCCCTTCGCCGAAACCAAGGAACAGATCGGCGGCTTCTTCCTCATCGAAGCCGCCGATTTCGACGAAGCCCTCAAGATCGCCGAAAAATGGCCCTCGGCCCAACTCGGCACGATTGAAGTGCGCCCGATCGAGGAAGAACTCCGCACAGAGCGCCGCTACGGCTGA
- a CDS encoding SgcJ/EcaC family oxidoreductase, translating to MSTTAETTTEAEVRTIIQERDRAIASRDVDAILNFYADDLVYFDAIPPFVARGREILRQGWEQCFPHMPEGFRIVSEDLRVFAGPGMAAAHWLWRFVDLPVDHPAAQTLLRATAIFERRGNAWVIVHEHGSVPFDPYTNQAVFAREA from the coding sequence ATGTCCACCACCGCCGAAACCACCACCGAAGCAGAAGTCCGCACGATCATCCAGGAGCGCGACCGCGCCATTGCCTCCCGGGATGTTGACGCCATCCTGAATTTCTACGCCGATGACCTCGTCTATTTTGACGCCATCCCGCCCTTTGTCGCGCGGGGCCGAGAAATCCTCCGCCAGGGCTGGGAGCAGTGCTTCCCGCACATGCCCGAAGGATTCCGGATTGTCTCCGAAGACCTGCGCGTCTTCGCCGGCCCCGGCATGGCCGCCGCGCACTGGCTCTGGCGCTTTGTCGACCTGCCCGTCGATCACCCCGCCGCCCAGACCCTTCTCCGCGCCACCGCCATCTTCGAGCGCCGCGGCAATGCCTGGGTAATCGTCCACGAACACGGCTCCGTGCCCTTCGACCCGTACACGAACCAGGCGGTCTTTGCCCGGGAGGCATAG
- a CDS encoding exo-alpha-sialidase yields MNALHQLLTGALCLSASAFAAPVFEVHNIFPPQEKHVHSSSIVECPNGDLLVAWFHGTGERTANDVVIQGARKKAGADAWSPVFLMADTQDLPDCNPVLFVDARERLWLFWVPVVANGWQHCLLKYRRAEDYQGEGAPNWSWQDVIILKPGDGFPDAIKRGFDELGAVEGCWAEYALPYEEYLVEAAKDKMKRQKGWMTRNHPTVLPDGRILLPLYSDGFNLSLVGYTDDLGETWHASAPIVGYGPTQPTIARRKSGELVAWFRDEGNAPQRVQISTSNDNGLTWTPAMDIDIPNPSSSLQVIALHDGRWLMLCNDLEEGRDRLVLKVSDDEGATWARTRLVEQADGDAQSFEYPSMIQARDGMLHLSYTRKSNAGNTIAHTVIGVDWLDAE; encoded by the coding sequence ATGAATGCTCTACACCAACTGCTGACGGGTGCGCTGTGCCTGTCCGCAAGCGCCTTCGCAGCGCCGGTCTTTGAGGTTCACAACATCTTTCCGCCGCAAGAGAAGCATGTCCACAGCAGTAGCATCGTGGAGTGTCCGAATGGCGATCTGCTCGTCGCCTGGTTCCACGGAACCGGCGAGCGCACCGCGAACGATGTGGTGATTCAGGGCGCGCGGAAAAAAGCCGGCGCCGACGCCTGGAGCCCCGTCTTCCTCATGGCCGACACACAGGACCTGCCCGACTGCAACCCGGTGCTCTTCGTTGACGCCCGGGAGCGTCTGTGGCTCTTCTGGGTCCCGGTCGTGGCGAATGGCTGGCAGCATTGCCTGCTGAAATACCGCCGGGCCGAGGACTACCAGGGCGAGGGCGCGCCAAACTGGTCCTGGCAGGATGTCATCATTCTGAAGCCGGGCGATGGCTTCCCCGACGCGATCAAACGTGGCTTCGACGAACTCGGCGCCGTGGAGGGTTGCTGGGCGGAGTATGCGCTGCCCTACGAGGAATACCTGGTGGAGGCCGCCAAGGACAAGATGAAACGCCAGAAAGGCTGGATGACGCGCAACCACCCCACCGTCCTGCCGGACGGGCGGATACTGCTGCCGCTCTATTCCGACGGCTTCAACCTCTCGCTTGTCGGCTACACCGACGACCTCGGCGAAACCTGGCATGCCAGCGCGCCCATCGTCGGCTATGGCCCCACCCAGCCCACCATCGCGCGGCGCAAGAGCGGCGAATTGGTCGCCTGGTTCCGCGACGAGGGCAACGCCCCGCAACGCGTGCAGATTTCGACCTCGAACGACAACGGTCTGACCTGGACGCCCGCAATGGATATCGACATCCCCAACCCCAGCTCCAGCCTGCAGGTGATTGCGCTTCACGATGGCCGCTGGCTCATGCTCTGCAACGACCTCGAAGAAGGGCGCGACCGGCTCGTCCTCAAAGTCTCCGACGACGAAGGCGCAACCTGGGCGAGGACGCGCCTCGTCGAACAAGCGGACGGCGACGCACAGTCCTTTGAATATCCGTCCATGATCCAGGCCCGTGACGGCATGCTGCACCTCTCCTACACCCGCAAGAGCAACGCCGGCAACACCATCGCGCACACGGTAATCGGAGTCGACTGGCTCGACGCGGAATAA
- the nifA gene encoding nif-specific transcriptional activator NifA: MSTAAPKIRNEISELALLFDISRILDRSMDLRDELGPVLKAITEHTGMLRGTITLVNRETGELFIEAAHGLSGDELERGRYKPGEGVVGKAVKTGRPVVVPRIAEEPLFLNRTRSREDERDNVSHICVPIRMETQVIGALSADRPFTDDESLDEDVRLMSIIASMIAQAVRLRQEHQDERKRLLEENSRLQSELQERFRPANIIGRSGAMQDVFDLIAQVAKSDATVLIRGESGVGKELVAHAIHYNSQRAAKPFIRVNCAALPESVIESELFGHEKGAFTGATQQRRGRFELASGGTIFLDEIGDLSPQTQVRLLRILQEREFERVGGQETLRVDVRVLAATNRDLELMIKSNGFRQDLYYRLNVFPIHIPPLRERRTDILELANFFVEKYSKANHKYVRRISTPAIDMLMSYHWPGNVRELENCVERAVLLTNDDVVHGHHLPPTLQTAEASNTPMKGTLEECLERVEREMIIESLKHSKGNKAKAARDLGITERLMGLRVAKYGVDTRQYRN, encoded by the coding sequence ATGAGCACCGCCGCGCCCAAGATCCGCAACGAAATCTCCGAACTCGCCCTTCTCTTCGATATCAGCCGTATCCTCGACCGCAGCATGGACTTGCGGGATGAGCTGGGCCCCGTATTGAAGGCGATCACCGAGCACACCGGTATGTTGCGCGGCACGATCACGCTCGTGAATCGGGAAACGGGCGAATTGTTTATCGAAGCGGCCCACGGGCTCTCGGGCGATGAGTTGGAGCGGGGCCGCTACAAGCCCGGCGAAGGCGTGGTGGGCAAGGCCGTGAAGACGGGGCGCCCGGTGGTGGTCCCCCGCATTGCGGAGGAGCCGCTTTTCCTGAACCGAACCCGCTCGCGGGAGGATGAACGGGACAATGTCTCGCACATCTGCGTGCCGATCCGGATGGAGACCCAGGTAATCGGCGCACTGAGCGCGGACCGGCCCTTCACGGACGACGAATCCCTCGACGAGGACGTTCGGCTCATGTCGATTATCGCTTCGATGATCGCGCAGGCGGTCCGGCTCCGGCAGGAACACCAGGACGAGCGGAAGCGTCTTTTGGAGGAGAACTCGCGGCTGCAGAGCGAGCTCCAGGAGCGCTTCCGGCCGGCCAACATTATCGGACGTTCGGGCGCGATGCAGGACGTGTTTGATCTGATTGCCCAGGTGGCGAAGAGCGACGCGACCGTGCTCATTCGCGGCGAGAGCGGTGTGGGCAAGGAGCTGGTGGCGCACGCCATCCACTACAACAGCCAGCGCGCCGCGAAGCCCTTTATCCGGGTGAATTGCGCGGCGCTTCCGGAATCGGTCATCGAAAGCGAGCTCTTCGGCCATGAAAAAGGCGCGTTTACGGGCGCCACCCAGCAGCGCCGCGGGCGTTTCGAGCTCGCGAGCGGCGGCACCATATTCCTCGACGAAATCGGGGATCTTTCGCCGCAGACGCAGGTTCGGCTGCTTCGCATTCTTCAGGAGCGCGAGTTTGAGCGGGTGGGCGGCCAGGAAACGCTGCGGGTGGATGTCCGCGTTCTGGCGGCGACGAACCGCGATCTCGAATTGATGATAAAGTCGAATGGGTTCCGGCAGGATCTGTACTACCGCCTCAACGTTTTTCCGATCCACATCCCCCCGCTGCGGGAGCGGCGCACGGATATCCTGGAACTCGCCAATTTCTTTGTGGAGAAGTACAGCAAGGCCAACCATAAGTATGTGCGCCGGATATCCACACCGGCCATTGATATGCTGATGAGCTACCACTGGCCCGGCAATGTGCGGGAACTCGAAAACTGCGTCGAGCGCGCTGTGCTCCTCACGAACGACGACGTTGTTCACGGCCACCACCTCCCTCCCACCCTCCAGACGGCCGAGGCGTCGAACACCCCCATGAAGGGCACCCTGGAAGAGTGCCTGGAACGGGTCGAGCGCGAGATGATCATCGAGTCTCTCAAGCACTCCAAGGGAAACAAGGCCAAGGCGGCCCGGGATTTGGGTATCACGGAGCGGCTCATGGGACTGCGCGTCGCCAAATACGGCGTCGACACGCGCCAATACCGGAACTGA
- a CDS encoding leucine-rich repeat domain-containing protein → MLRQSARRILLCGVIAGLALALSGCPLAGGGPAFIRDRALDSAIRAALGKPLGILSQADLLNVTELNAAGLNIQTLDGIEGCRNLTVLDLRSNSVVSITPLENLINLRVLDLGNNRVKQISAISGLFLLEELTLSGPNMDIVDWSPLTANAANGGLGAGDTVILPVNTTLDSQGQVLDYWEQDYLTLINLGVNVLFDDMRTETGAPGA, encoded by the coding sequence ATGCTTAGACAATCTGCACGTAGAATCCTTCTGTGCGGCGTGATCGCCGGTCTGGCCCTCGCGCTCAGCGGCTGTCCCCTGGCAGGCGGGGGCCCCGCGTTCATTCGTGACCGGGCGCTCGATTCCGCAATTCGCGCGGCGCTCGGCAAGCCGCTGGGCATTCTCTCCCAGGCGGACCTGCTCAACGTGACGGAGCTCAACGCGGCGGGCCTCAACATCCAGACGCTGGATGGCATTGAGGGGTGCAGGAACCTTACGGTGCTCGACTTGCGATCGAACAGCGTCGTGTCGATCACGCCTCTGGAGAACCTCATCAATCTTCGCGTGCTTGACCTCGGCAACAACCGGGTCAAGCAGATCAGCGCGATCTCCGGGCTCTTCCTGCTGGAAGAGTTGACCCTGTCGGGGCCAAACATGGATATCGTGGACTGGTCCCCCCTGACCGCGAACGCGGCCAACGGCGGGCTGGGGGCGGGCGATACCGTCATATTGCCGGTGAACACGACCCTGGATTCCCAGGGGCAAGTGCTCGACTACTGGGAGCAGGACTATCTCACCCTCATCAATCTGGGTGTAAACGTGCTCTTTGATGACATGCGGACGGAGACCGGCGCTCCGGGCGCGTGA